Within the Musa acuminata AAA Group cultivar baxijiao chromosome BXJ2-9, Cavendish_Baxijiao_AAA, whole genome shotgun sequence genome, the region GGGCTCCAGCGCCCGGTTGGGGTCGATATGCCCCGCACCCATTGCCAGTGGACTCGCCGGCTTGTTTCCGTTCCCCATGTCCTTGATGGGCGCCCCGGTGTTGTCCAAATGGCTTGCGGTGGTCATCAGAGCCGATCTGATGGCCGCCGGGCTCCACCCGGGGCGTGCGGCCTTGAGCGAAGCGGCGATGCCGGACGCGTGGGGACAGGCCATCGACGTTCCCGAGACGATGGCGAATGGACTGTACAACTTGTGCGTGCCGACCCTCCCCACCGTCGAGTTCTGCGCCCACGACGCCAGGATGAGGGATCCCGGAGCCACCACGTCGGGCTTCAGTACGTTAGGGCAGCTCGCCGACGGCCCTCGCGAGGTGTAGGTAGCCACCGTCGGCGCGGGCTTGGTGCCCAATACCGTCAGCCGGAACGTTATGGTGGCTTTGGGCTCAGAGCTCCTCTGGATGTAGTTTAAGATGGTCGGGCCATCTTGTGGGCTTATGATGGCCGCAGGGAAGCTAAATTGGCTGTATAACTGCGCAAAGGAGTCGTTGGATATGAAAAGGCCTGCGTCCACTTTGGCGTACCGAAGATACTGGACGGCACCGCCCAACTCATCCGCTTCGCAGACCACTATCTTGTGGCGAGTCTTCTTGAGCAGGGTGGTGTTGTCGCAGGACCCCAGGAAGGCCATGGGCATCTGCTTCAGCGTCGCAGGGTTTCCCGGATAGAGTGATTGCCCGATGACGAGGGTGCCATCCCCGAGGCCGATCACGGCCGCGAATTCCCGGTCGACGGTGCCGGCGCCGACGGTCAGGACCCACGGCGTCCCGTTGTGAAGGAAGCCTAAGAATGGGCCTTCGTTCCCTGCCGACGTCGACACGAATATGCCCTTCTGCACGGCCGCGAACGAGGCCACGGCGATCGGGTCCTCGTACAGAGCGACGTCGTCCAGGCCGAACGACATGGAGATGACGTCGACGCCGTCGGATATGGCTTGGTCTATCCCTGCTATGATGTCCGACGTGACCGCTCCTTCGTCCCACAGGACCTTGTACATGGCCAGCCTCGCGCGGGGGGCCATGCCCCGCGCCACGCCGGACGCGTACCCGAAGAACGACGCGCCCTCCGCGTAGTTCCCCCCGGCGGTGGACGATGTGTGCGTGCCGTGACCGTCGGTGTCCCGGGGGGAGTTGACGGCGATGGTCAGGTTTGGGTCGCTGGCGAGGAGCCCCTTGTTGAAGCTCCGGGCGCCGATGAGCTTCCGGTTGCACGCCGACGAGCTGAAGGCCGTGCCCTGCTCGCACGCGCCCCTCCACCGGGACGGAACGGCGGTCATGCCGTCGTCCCGGAAGCTGGCGCTCTCGGGCCATATCCCAGTGTCCAGCACCCCGATGATGACGTCGTCGCCGTAGTTCGAGGCCGGCCATAGTCCGGCGCTGGAGCTGAGCTCGAGGAAGTCCGAGGTGTGGGTCGTGTCCTTCTTGACGGGCGCGTCGCGGGAGCACGACAGGAAGCCATGCGACTTTTTGAGCTGCTCCAGCTGCGCCGAGGAGAGCCGCGCGCTGAATCCATGAATGGCGTTGTCATACACGTACACGATCTTCTCGTCCGCGGGGATGGCGTCCGAGGCGTCTGCGGTGGCAGCAAGAGTGGCAGCGTACCAGCTACGGCGGCCGGAGAAGACGCTCGGCATGGCGGCGGAGTCCATGTGAACAATGTAGGTGTCGACATCAGCCGACGTCGATGCCAACAAGCATACGGCGGATGCGGCGAGCAGCATCCACAACATCCCGAGGAAGGACTCGAGAAGCGCCATGGAGATGGGGATGCGTCTCGATTGACGACTTCAGGACTGCACAAGGCATGAGATATAAGAGAGTGATGGGCGAATCTGGCGGTT harbors:
- the LOC135623817 gene encoding subtilisin-like protease SBT3, which translates into the protein MALLESFLGMLWMLLAASAVCLLASTSADVDTYIVHMDSAAMPSVFSGRRSWYAATLAATADASDAIPADEKIVYVYDNAIHGFSARLSSAQLEQLKKSHGFLSCSRDAPVKKDTTHTSDFLELSSSAGLWPASNYGDDVIIGVLDTGIWPESASFRDDGMTAVPSRWRGACEQGTAFSSSACNRKLIGARSFNKGLLASDPNLTIAVNSPRDTDGHGTHTSSTAGGNYAEGASFFGYASGVARGMAPRARLAMYKVLWDEGAVTSDIIAGIDQAISDGVDVISMSFGLDDVALYEDPIAVASFAAVQKGIFVSTSAGNEGPFLGFLHNGTPWVLTVGAGTVDREFAAVIGLGDGTLVIGQSLYPGNPATLKQMPMAFLGSCDNTTLLKKTRHKIVVCEADELGGAVQYLRYAKVDAGLFISNDSFAQLYSQFSFPAAIISPQDGPTILNYIQRSSEPKATITFRLTVLGTKPAPTVATYTSRGPSASCPNVLKPDVVAPGSLILASWAQNSTVGRVGTHKLYSPFAIVSGTSMACPHASGIAASLKAARPGWSPAAIRSALMTTASHLDNTGAPIKDMGNGNKPASPLAMGAGHIDPNRALEPGLVYDAGTEDYVNLLCAMNFTSKQLRTITGTATVDCSNPTLDLNYPSFIAYFDPNETSASAPSVLQFRRTVTNVGDNPVATYTAKLADIKGFTVSVVPEKLSFMEKYQKQSFTLTLKENTREKKDAVRHGSLTWVDDKEKYVVRSPIVATTASPISL